One Salvelinus namaycush isolate Seneca chromosome 4, SaNama_1.0, whole genome shotgun sequence genomic window carries:
- the LOC120045666 gene encoding metalloproteinase inhibitor 2-like — protein MALSINGVLCTLTVLILWRAEELVEACSCAPVHPQQAFCNADVVIRAKVVGEMEVDTGNDIYGNPIKRIQYEVKQIKMFKGPDQDIEAIFTSPVSAVCGVTLDTSGKKEYLISGKVEAGGKMHVTLCDYITPWESMSPTQMKSLTQRYQMGCDCKIVRCPSLPCAISAPEECLWTDLMIEKQVHGRQANHYTCVKRADGSCSWYRGVTPPKKEFLDIEDP, from the exons ATGGCGTTGTCAATTAACGGCGTCCTCTGTACGCTGACGGTACTGATTTTGTGGCGGGCAGAGGAGCTAGTGGAAGCTTGCAGCTGTGCACCCGTGCACCCGCAACAGGCTTTCTGTAACGCGGACGTAG TGATCCGAGCGAAGGTGGTGGGGGAGATGGAGGTGGATACTGGGAATGATATCTATGGGaaccccatcaagaggatccagTATGAGGTCAAGCAGATCAAG ATGTTTAAGGGTCCTGACCAGGACATTGAGGCGATCTTCACTTCACCGGTCTCTGCTGTGTGTGGCGTTACCTTGGATACTAGCGGCAAGAAGGAGTACCTAATATCCG GCAAGGTGGAGGCAGGTGGGAAGATGCATGTGACCCTGTGTGACTACATCACGCCCTGGGAGTCCATGAGCCCCACTCAGATGAAGAGTCTGACTCAGCGCTATCAGATGGGCTGTGACTGCaag ATTGTGCGCTGCCCGTCCCTGCCCTGTGCCATCTCTGCTCCAGAGGAGTGTCTGTGGACAGACCTGATGATAGAGAAGCAGGTGCACGGTCGCCAAGCTAACCACTACACCTGTGTCAAGAGGGCCGATGGCTCCTGTTCCTGGTATCGCGGTGTGACTCCGCCCAAGAAGGAGTTCCTGGACATCGAGGACCCCTAA
- the sfxn2 gene encoding sideroflexin-2: protein MAVSGFDIDVPRWDQSTFMGRLKHFANITDWRTALLPDSRLDEAKALVESCRAGSVPPGTTEEQLHYAKKLYDSAFHPDTGDRMNLIGRMSFQVPGGMAITGGMLQFYRTVPAVVFWQWVNQSFNALVNYTNRNAASPITPNQIGVAYLTATSTALATAVGLNFYTKRAPPLVARWVPFAAVASANCVNIPMMRQQELLNGIAVTDENGNKLGHSKKAAVKGITQVVISRITMAAPGMIILPVIMQRLEKFKFMQRITFFHGPLQVMMVGAFLVFMVPAACSLFPQQCSMAVSKLEPELRESILCRYGDSVQYVYFNKGL from the exons ATGGCAGTGAGCGGGTTTGACATTGACGTGCCACGGTGGGATCAGTCCACGTTTATGGGAAGATTGAAGCACTTTGCCAACATCACAGACTGGAGGACAGCACTACTGCCGGACTCACGACTGGATGAGGCTAAAGCGCTGGTGGAGAGCTGCAG AGCGGGGTCCGTTCCCCCTGGCACCACAGAGGAACAGCTGCACTACGCCAAGAAGCTCTATGACTCTGCCTTTCACCCTGACACTGGCGATCGCATGAACCTGATTGGTCGAATGTCCTTCCAGGTGCCCGGAGGGATGGCCATAACGGGTGGTATGCTACAGTtttacag gaCAGTCCCTGCTGTAGTGTTCTGGCAGTGGGTGAATCAGTCGTTTAATGCTCTGGTCAACTACACCAACAGAAATGCTGCTTCCCCCATCACACCCAA TCAAATCGGAGTAGCCTATTTAACAGCAACTAGCACTGCTCTAGCCACTGCTGTGGGACTCAACTTCTACACAAAG AGAGCCCCTCCGCTGGTGGCGCGCTGGGTTCCGTTTGCAGCTGTGGCGTCCGCTAACTGTGTCAATATCCCAATGATGAGGCAACA GGAGCTCCTGAATGGCATAGCTGTAACAGATGAGAATGGAAACAAACTTGGCCATTCCAAG AAAGCAGCTGTGAAGGGCATCACCCAGGTGGTCATTTCCCGGATTACCATGGCAGCACCGGGCATGA tcATTCTCCCCGTCATCATGCAGAGACTTGAGAAATTCAAGTTTATGCAG AGGATCACCTTCTTCCACGGACCTTTACAAGTCATGATGGTGGGAGCGTT cctggtcttcatggtgcctGCAGCCTGCTCCCTGTTCCCTCAGCAATG CTCCATGGCTGTGTCTAAGCTGGAGCCAGAGCTAAGGGAGTCCATCTTGTGTCGTTATGGGGACAGTGTACAGTACGTCTACTTCAACAAGGGCCTATGA